One Xiphophorus hellerii strain 12219 chromosome 1, Xiphophorus_hellerii-4.1, whole genome shotgun sequence DNA segment encodes these proteins:
- the LOC116719683 gene encoding LOW QUALITY PROTEIN: protein-glutamine gamma-glutamyltransferase 5 (The sequence of the model RefSeq protein was modified relative to this genomic sequence to represent the inferred CDS: inserted 1 base in 1 codon), with product MSGFLCARSLTQGIPVLFSEECSNHQRWSAKVHPRDIRFESVTIHICSLVLFSVGVYQLLVQIETIPAQTYEVGTFVLLCDPWLRDDPVYMPQKASIEEYVKSDYGLVYMGSCQNVQSRVFGFEQYDPGVLEACLALLQVSPQHQDNNHEDYISRANPVHLSLVICAMVNANDDLGILLGKWEHDYRDGVKPTAWTGRAKILQQWLSSKFKPARYRQCLVFASVLCIVMRVLGIPSRKVVTVFNAAHDTDANTTIEEYYTTNGEKLXLSRDSIWNFHVWVDCWMRRSDLSPGFDGWQVVDPTPQEWSQGIFRCSPCPVAAIRERCFSVKFDTPFLYASVDGDIRCLILHNGVVVGQKVDTGTVGQLICTKSVNSDALNSYICLCLNALAVFFRNAKTFFFHLSFFSKSPSAHTQLQTLGYAGRLLVLCRCPCWVGFLHPGEKIEKKVSVKATSHGTKLLVATLSHSNNYITVSKSYHKVSVRAP from the exons ATGAGTGGTTTCCTCTGTGCAAGGAGTCTGACTCAGGGGATCCCAGTTTTGTTCTCAGAAGAATGTTCAAACCACCAGAGGTGGTCAGCTAAAGTTCATCCCAGAGACATCCGTTTTGAGTCAGTCACCATCCACATCTGCTCCCTGGTTCTGTTTTCGGTGGGAGTCTATCAGCTCCTGGTCCAAATAGAGACAATTCCAGCACAAACTTATGAAGTTGGGACATTTGTGCTGCTGTGCGATCCTTGGCTGAGAG ATGATCCGGTATACATGCCACAGAAGGCAAGCATAGAGGAGTATGTTAAGAGTGATTATGGACTGGTGTACATGGGCAGTTGTCAAAATGTACAGAGTC GTGTGTTTGGATTTGAGCAGTATGACCCGGGAGTTCTGGAGGCATGTCTGGCGCTACTGCAAGTCAGCCCACAGCACCAAGACAACAACCACGAAGACTACATCTCACGAGCAAACCCTGTGCACCTCTCTCTGGTCATCTGTGCCATG GTAAATGCCAATGATGATTTGGGAATTCTGCTTGGAAAATGGGAGCATGACTACCGTGACGGTGTCAAGCCAACAGCTTGGACCGGAAGggctaaaatcctccaacaatGGCTCTCATCCAAATTCAAGCCTGCGCGATACAGGCAATGCCTGGTCTTTGCATCGGTCCTCTGCATCG ttatgaGAGTTCTGGGGATTCCCTCCAGGAAGGTGGTGACAGTTTTCAATGCAGCCCATGACACTGATGCCAACACCACCATTGAAGAGTACTACACAACCAACGGGGAGAAGC GGTTGTCCAGAGACAGCATTTG GAACTTCCATGTATGGGTGGACTGCTGGATGAGGAGATCGGACCTCAGTCCAGGATTTGATGGTTGGCAGGTTGTTGACCCAACACCGCAAGAGTGGAGTCAAG GAATATTCCGATGCAGTCCGTGTCCGGTTGCTGCCATCCGTGAACGCTGCTTTTCCGTGAAGTTTGACACCCCGTTCCTTTACGCCTCTGTTGACGGAGACATCCGTTGTCTTATTTTGCACAATGGGGTTGTGGTTGGGCAAAAGGTGGACACTGGGACTGTGGGACAGCTTATATGCACCAAAAGCGTCAACTCAGATGCTCTAAATTCTTAtatctgtctttgtttaaatGCTCTTGCTGTCTTTTTCAGAAATGCAAAGACA tttttttttcatctctcttttttctcAAAGTCTCCTTCAGCTCACACTCAGCTGCAGACACTAGGG TATGCAGGACGTCTCCTTGTTCTCTGCAGATGTCCCTGTTG GGTGGGTTTCCTTCATCCAGGCGAGAAGATAGAGAAGAAAGTGTCCGTCAAGGCCACTTCACATGGAACTAAGCTGCTAGTAGCTACTTTGTCACACAGCAACAACTACATCACTGTTTCCAAGAGTTACCACAAAGTTTCTGTCAGGGCCCCATGA